Proteins from a genomic interval of Lolium perenne isolate Kyuss_39 chromosome 1, Kyuss_2.0, whole genome shotgun sequence:
- the LOC127341552 gene encoding pathogenesis-related protein 1-like, with the protein MAQMQYSPKQLAAVLLLALASAMIVTAQDMVQEILDAHNTVRANVGVPPLTWDDTVATYADAFAQKRSADCLPIFSPLGHPYGENVFVGTGSEWNMLDAVNLWVSQKQYYDHATNTCSAPSGQSCDAYKQVVWRDTKAIGCQGVVCDGNAGVYIICDYSPPGNVVGQTPY; encoded by the coding sequence ATGGCGCAGATGCAGTACTCACCAAAGCAGCTAGCTGCAGTGCTGCTCTTAGCTCTCGCGTCCGCCATGATCGTCACCGCCCAGGACATGGTGCAGGAAATCCTGGACGCCCACAACACGGTGCGCGCCAACGTCGGCGTGCCACCGCTGACGTGGGATGACACGGTGGCGACGTACGCGGATGCGTTCGCGCAGAAACGCAGCGCCGACTGCCTTCCTATATTCTCTCCACTGGGCCACCCATACGGAGAGAACGTCTTCGTGGGCACCGGTTCCGAATGGAATATGTTGGATGCCGTGAATTTGTGGGTgtcgcagaagcagtactacgacCACGCCACAAACACCTGCTCCGCGCCTTCCGGGCAGTCGTGTGATGCATACAAGCAGGTGGTGTGGAGGGACACAAAGGCCATAGGCTGCCAAGGTGTCGTCTGTGATGGCAACGCTGGCGTGTATATCATATGTGACTACAGCCCGCCGGGTAATGTGGTGGGGCAGACTCCATATTAG
- the LOC127341582 gene encoding uncharacterized protein has product MGISAMQDAAIASDLAAVLSGDWPRRCFLGTSLHLCPRAPLPRCRPPALAAGEHDPVRGLCPLRPSRPPPYESPLTPPSGERPICRFQFWLYSCRKRKRLLVKSCNQIMLIAKTGGEMDDALSAPAPGLYSLSPFPLVRYVSCGLSIAEDLVSVKECITQFLVRLPICQFIVPRNLNLLAIPLSVSQEKRRTAVNTTV; this is encoded by the exons ATGGGGATCTCGGCGATGCAGGATGCAGCGATCGCGTCGGACCTCGCCGCGGTGCTCTCCGGGGATTGGCCTCGCCGCTGCTTTTTGGGGACTTCCCTGCACCTCTGCCCCCGTGCCCCGCTGCCCCGCTGCCGTCCGCCTGCCCTGGCCGCTGGAGAGCACGATCCGGTCCGCGGCCTCTGCCCCCTGCGGCCCTCCCGGCCGCCTCCTTATGAATCGCCGCTGACGCCTCCTTCCGGCGAGAGGCCGATCTGCCGCTTCCAG TTTTGGTTGTACAGTTGTCGCAAGAGAAAGAGATTGCTCGTGAAGTCCTGTAATCAGATAATGCTGATAGCGAAGACAGGTGGTGAGATGGATGATGCCTTATCAGCACCTGCGCCTG GTTTGTACAGCTTATCTCCATTTCCATTAGTTCGATATGTTTCTTGTGGCTTGAGCATAGCCGAG GATCTTGTATCTGTGAAGGAATGCATAACGCAGTTCTTGGTCAGGCTGCCGATATGCCAATTCATCGTGCCGAGGAACCTGAATCTCCTAGCCATACCTCTGTCAGTCTCACAGGAAAAGAGAAGAACAGCCGTAAACACGACCGTATAG